A window of the Gossypium hirsutum isolate 1008001.06 chromosome A03, Gossypium_hirsutum_v2.1, whole genome shotgun sequence genome harbors these coding sequences:
- the LOC107963820 gene encoding methylesterase 17 yields the protein MSETTEKLHFVMVHGFGHGAWCWYKIRSLLEASDYKVSCIDLKGSGMDPSDPNTIFSFQDYNKPLIDLLSNLPHNEKVILVGHSAGGMSLTYAIHRFSQKIRMAIYVAATMLKHGFVTPQDYEHGDPDLSIYGDVCKMTYGLGADQPPTSMIIKEEFQRKILYHLSPIEDSTLAAMLVRAGPLRALVGVQFREGGDADSVPRVFIKTLQDRVLKQEQQEAMLKKCPPALVFALESDHSPFFSMPTLLFAFLLKAVASIKAAT from the exons AATCAGGAGTCTACTGGAAGCATCAGACTACAAGGTCAGCTGTATTGACCTTAAAGGTTCGGGTATGGATCCATCCGATCCCAACACCATCTTCAGTTTCCAAGACTATAACAAACCCCTGATTGACCTCCTCTCCAACTTACCTCACAACGAAAAG GTGATACTGGTCGGACACAGTGCTGGAGGTATGAGCTTAACCTATGCCATACACAGGTTTTCTCAGAAAATTCGTATGGCCATTTATGTCGCCGCTACTATGCTCAAGCATGGGTTCGTCACCCCTCAAGATTATGAACAT GGAGATCCAGATTTATCCATCTATGGTGATGTATGTAAGATGACATACGGTTTAGGAGCTGACCAGCCCCCAACCAGCATGATAATCAAGGAGGAGTTTCAACGCAAAATTCTATATCATTTAAGCCCCATAGAG GACTCCACATTGGCGGCGATGCTGGTGCGAGCAGGTCCATTGAGAGCATTAGTAGGTGTTCAGTTTAGAGAGGGAGGTGACGCAGACAGCGTGCCAAGAGTGTTTATAAAGACATTGCAGGACCGAGTGTTAAAGCAAGAGCAACAGGAAGCGATGCTGAAAAAGTGCCCCCCTGCTCTAGTGTTTGCTTTGGAAAGTGATCACAGCCCATTTTTCTCCATGCCTACTCTTCTCTTTGCCTTTCTACTCAAAGCGGTGGCTTCCATCAAAGCTGCAACTTAA